GTAGTTGCAGATATGTATAATATCGATCCAAAATCAGTAACTGGATATATGATGGGAGAACATGGAAAAACTGCATTTCCTGTACTTAGTAGATTGAATATAGCAGGTATTTCTTTTACTGATTTGAATAAATACTTTGATGAAAAAGATTCAATTACTCAAGCAGAAGCAATTCAAAAAGAGATAGTTTCTGCAGCATATAAAGTTATGAATGGAAAAGGTTGGACAAATGCAGGTGTAGCACAAGCAGCAGTTACTATGGCACAAGCTGTTTTATTAGATGAAAGAAGTGTATACCCAACTTCAACTACTTTAAGAGGTCAATATGGTCATGATGGAGATGTTGCTTTAAGTATGCCTTGTATCATTGGTAGAGAAGGTGTTATAAAACAAATTGCTGTATCTCTAAATGAATGGGAAACTAAAAAATTACAAGAGTCAATTGATTATATAAAACTTGCTATGAAAGATGCAAAAACTGGCTTAGAATTTCTTAAATAATATAAGTTTTTAATTTATTAAAATAGTTTTAAAAACTCTACCCAAAAATATTGTAATGGATATAAGAACAGTGTAGTTAATAATGCCAAGGTAAGTAATACTTTTAAAATATGTCTTTGTTTTATTTTAGAAAGAGCAAGTCCTACTATTAAAGGTGGGGCTTGGTGAGCAAAGAATATATTTGAATAAGCAGCTACTTGCATCATAAGTATTTGATCAAAACTAAAACCAGTTACGCTAGAAATTTGTTCTGCCATAGGTGTAAATATGGCAGGAATACTTGGTTGTGTAGCAATTATTCCTGTTAGTGACATGACTAAAGTTACTTTCATATAGTTTAATATTCCATATTGTGATGGTACATACAAGTTAATTAAACTTGATAATACATCTTTTATATAATCATTATGTGCTACAACAGTTCCAAGTCCTATAATTGTTGCTACATATAATAAAGAAGAAAAATTTATACTATTTATATCTTTTGATTTTATTATGCCAATTGAAGGTACTGCTAAAAAAAGTATTCCACATATTGCAATAATACTAGGAGAAATTTTATGTATAAAATCAGTTGCCCAAAAAGTAATCATAAGCAAAATAGTAAAAATCACTATTAATTCATTTTTTGAGAATTTCAATTTTGTTTTATTTTTATTTATGATTTTGGGAGTATCGTTAAAGAAGTTATAAATTAATATAACTATTATAATATCTTTTAAAATAGTAAAAACTAAGAAGTTAGTAATCAAATAATGGGAATACAAAATATTGTAATCGTAAAGTTGTGAAGTTAAACCTGTTAATATCATATTTGGGATATTTGCAGGAAGAATTGCAAAACCAGACATTGATGTTGTAATTATAAAAGCCAATAAAATACCAATATATCCTTTATCATTCTCCTTAAATCCAAAGCTATTAGCAACTGCTATTGCAAGAGGAACCATCATCACAACTCTTCCTACACTTGAAGGCATAACAAAACTAGCAAGAGCTGAGAATATAGTAATCGAGATTATGATATTTAAATAAGTTACATTTTCTAAATTTGAAAAGATTTTTGAAAATCTATGTGTTAAGTTTACATTTTTTATGGCTGTTCCAATTAACATACCTGCAAAAACTAACCAAAAGGCAGATGAAGCAAAACCAGAAAAAATAAGCTCTTTTGAACTTAATGAAAAAGCAGTACAAGCAAATAAAAAAAGTAATGAACTATAAAAGCCTGGGACTAAATTTGTAGCCCAAAATAGTATAGTTGATAAAACTATACTTATAAGTAGTAGATCATTTAAGTTTATTATAAAATTTGAAAGAATTGAATATAAAAAAACAGGAATAGTAATTAATAAAACAGTTTTTGACATTTTCCTACTTGTGTAAAGTTTTTTATAAGATTATTATTATTTTAATTAAAAAGACATTATATACTTAAAAAATAAGAATAATCCTTATAATATTGCATTTTTACTTTAATTATTTTTTGTTTTAACTTTTTTTGTTACAATACAAAGTTAGATTTTATATATTTAAATATTATTGAGGTTCTCATAATGAACATAGAAAAATTAAAAGATGTGGAATCAGAATTTTTTGATGCTTATCCCAAAGGATTTGAGGATGAGAAGCTAATACGTATGGTAAAAAAATTCAATCCTGAAAAACTAGAAGCTTATTCAAAAGAAGCTTTTAAAAAAGAGAATTTTTCAGATCCACATTTTATAACTGAGTCATATTTTAAAACTATTCAAAAATCAGTTATGGTATCACTTTTTGATAAAGTAAAACTTCGTGATGTAATAAAGGCTTTAACATCTTATGAAAAAGATATGCTTAGTATTGAACTTTATGAATTATTATATGGAAATAAGAAAAATGGATTTGAAGGACTTGTGGAGTTTTTAGCTGAATTTGGCATGGCAAAGTGGACTTTAGTGACCCTTGTACCTTATAGTTTTAATAGACAAACAGAGTATTTTATCAAACCAACAACAACAAAGAATATTATAAAATATCTAGAAGTTCCTAATTTAATATATAAACCAAGACCAACTTATGCGTTTTATAAACAGTACACTAAAGTTTTAGATAATATTAAATCAAAAGTTTCAAAACCACTATCCTTTGACAATGCTGCTTTTACTGGGTTTTTAAAAATGGGCATTGAGATTTGTAGTGAATAATTAATTTAAAAAGAATAAAAAAGGGTAAAAATGTCAAATAAACTTCTAAAGAGTTTAAAGGTTTTATTTATAGAAGATGAAGATCTTATAAGAAATAAGATTGTTTCTTCCTTAGATTATATAGTAGCTGAAGTTATTTCAGCTTCAAATGGAATAGAAGCATTGGAAAAGCTTCAAAATTTTACTCCTGATTTGATTATCACTGATTTGGAAATGCCTAAAATGAATGGTGCAGATTTTATTCATGAAGTTAGAAAAAAAGATAAAAATACTTGTATTATAGTGGTCACTGCATATACTAGTGAAAAGTATTTATTGCAACTTATTGATATGCATATTGAAAAATACATTCTCAAACCAATTACTTTGGAAAAATTAATCAGTGCTTTGGAAGATTGTCAAAAAAGATTTTCTAATACTACTAATTTAAAAAGGACTCTTCCTGATGATTATACATATGATTGGAATCAAAAAATTTTATTGCATAAAGATGAGATGATTACTTTAACAAAAAAAGAGATTCTATTTTTAGAACTTCTTTTTAAAAACATAGATAGTGTAACTTCATTTGAAGAGTTACAAGAGGTTGTTTGGCAAGATAGTGTTATGACAGATAATGCTTTGCGTTCTTTGATTAGAAACCTAAGAAAAAAATTACCAAAAGATTTTATTGTCAATTTATCAGGTATTGGTTATAAAGTTGCGTAAATATTTACTTCTTTTTTTATGTGTTAGTTTTTTGTTTTCAAATGAAGCAATAACATATAAGCATGATCAAACAGATAAAATTCTTTTAAATAAAATGACAAAAGACTCCGAACTAAAAGTATATATGCCAACCCTTCCATATTTCAATCTAATTAGTTTGATTAATGGTACTTTAGTAAAACTAAGTGATTCTAAAAGAGGATGGGATTATTATTTAGCATACAAACATAAAAAAATAAATGAACTTACTTATGATTTTTGGTTAAGAGATGATGTTCATTATCAAGATGGTACAAAATTTGATGCTGATTCTGTAGTTGAAAATTTTAAACATTTTATTGAGGGACCTTTTTTATATAGTAATATTCATAATGCCTTAGACTCAGTTGAAAAGTTAAATGATTATAAAATAAGAATACATTTAAAAATACCATATGGAATGTTATTAAATGATTTGTGTGTAATAAATTTTTACACAAAAAAATATTATGAAAAATATAATTGGACACCAAGTTTAACAGCTCAAAATACAAAAGGTCCGGGTCTTTATGGAGCAGGACCTTATATCATGGCTCAAGGTTATGCCACAGGATTAAAACAGAGTAAAAAGATAGTTTTAACTGCAAATCCATATTATTTTGAAAAAAACAAACCTTATATAAATAAAATCACTATTTATACAGAGCTTCCAACAAAAGAAGTTATTAATGATATTTCAAAACATGAGGGAAAACTTGATATTGCTTATATTCCTTATAATAAAAAAACTGAAATAGTAAATTCAAAATATGCGAAGCTTTTGATTTCTCCCTCACATGGTAATTTAACAGTTCATATGAATCTAATAAAGAAAGATTCAAAACTTAAAAATATAAAAGTAAGACAAGCTTTAAATGATGCAATTGATCAAAAAAAATTAATCAAGTTTGCTTTTAGAAATGAAGCGAGTGTATCGCCATTTTTATTATCTTCTAATACTTATTTTGCAAAAGAATTATCAAAAAAATACTTAAACAAAAAACCAAGATTTACTCAAAAACAGTTGCATAATATTTTAAATGGTTTAGAGTTAAAAGTTATTACCCAAGATAGGTTTATGTCCGTTTGGAAAGGAATTGAGTACCAATTGTCAAAGTATGGTGTAAAATTAAATTATACAGTAACAAGTGATGAAAAAGTTGTTTTAGAAAAGCTTTTAAACAATAGAAAAAATATTTATGATTGGGATTTATTAATTTGGGGAAATGAAGATTGGAACGGAAGCCCTTGGACGGCATTTTTTACCTTATATACAAAAACTAATTGGTGCTCGATTGATAAAGATGATTATTTAGTAAATGAGTTTGAAAAGTTATTTAAACTAGATACAAATTCAAAAGAGTTTCAAAAAGAGGTAAATAAAATATTATTATACAGTTACGAAAAAGCCTACACACTGGTTCTCCCTTCACCAAATATAGTAATTGCCTTAAATAAAGAGGTCTATTATCATCCTTCAGAGATGTCAACTTTTCCTTTATGGAATGCAAAAATTACTCCTTATCATTGGTCTGTAAGAAAAGAAAAGTTAGATAAAAGTAGATTAAATTACCTTTATCCAATTAGGATTAAAAATGAATAATTTAAAAATACGACAGAAGTTTATTATATTAGGACTTATTGCTCTTATTTCATTGGTGTTGCTAGCTTTATTATCACTAAAAATAAATAGAGATAGTTTTACTAATTCAAATAATGTTGTAATAAACTTCAAAGATACACAAGAGATTCAAACTTTTTATATAGAGGAACTTTTTTTATTAAGAGAAGTAACTCTATCTTTAGTTATATCTCCAAATGATGACTTTAAAAAGAAATTTGATGAAAAAATTTCACCTATTATTAAAAGATTAGATGAAAAATTTTCAAATGAAACATCTGATAATAAAAAAGCATGGGAAGATTATAAAAAATTAGTTTTAAAAACTAGAGAATACTCTTTAAATGGATTTGATGAAGGTGCTTTTATGAATACTTCATCTGTGGAAAGAAATAGTTTTTATTTTTTGATTAATAAGTTAAAAACAATTCAAAAAAAGAATTTACAAGAATCTGAGAAAAAATTAAAAGAATTGAAAAATGATATAAAAATAAATAATATATATATTCTTTTAGGGGTTTTGATTATTGGTTTTTTTGGATTTATTATTAATCTAACCGTTGTATTTAAAATAGTAAAACAAATAGAGAGTGTACAAAAAGGGTTACAGAAATTTTTTAAACATTTAACAAATCCTACTGCTTATAAGGAACAGTTGCATATTGATATACATAGTAAAGATGAACTTGGATTAATGGCAGAAGCAATAAATACAAAAGTAAAATTAATAAAAGAGAATTTACAAGATGACTATAGACTGATACAAGAAGCTACTTTTACTTTGGATTCTTTAAAAGAGGGAAAATTTGGTAAAAGACTAGAAACACAGGCAAAATCCAATGAATTAAATGTATTAAAAAATGTTATGAACGAAATGATAGGAAATCTAGAAAATAAAATATTAGAAGAGATCAATCATCGAACAAATCAAGAAAAACTAATGATTCAACAATCAAAACTAGCTGCAATGGGTGAAATGATAGGAAATATTGCCCATCAATGGAGACAACCCTTAGGTGAAATAAATGCCGTATTGATGGAAATAGAGACTATAACTAGATATGGAAAACTTGAAGAAGAACATCTTTTAAAAAGTATAAAAATCTGTAATGAGATTACAGAACATATGTCTACTACTATAAGTGATTTTCAAAACTTTTTCAAACCTTCAAAACAAAAAGATAAATTCTCAGTATTAGAAGTGTGTAAAAAAGCTGTATCAATTATCAATGCCTCTTTAAATAACAATAATATAGAACTGATTTTTGATATTCAAGAAGACAATACAATAGAAGGTTATTCAAACGAGTTCTCCCATGCAATATTAAACATAATTTCAAATGCAAAAGATGCACTAATCTCAAGAAAAATTAAAAATCCAATAATAATTTTAAGTATAAAAACTGGAAAAGAATTTACAATAATTAAAATAGAAGATAATGCAGGAGGAATTAATTTAGAAGATATAAATTTAGTGTTTGAACCTTATTTTACTACTAAAGGTGAAAAAAGAGGCACAGGAATAGGTTTATATATGACAAAAGTAATTGTTGAAGATAATATGCATGGATTCATTGATGTTAAAAACACAAATAAAGGGGCACTTTTTAGAATAAAGGTAAAATAAACTTTCCCACTTTTTTTACACTTTTTTTCAATTAATAGGACTTTTTTTTCATATATAATTTTATAAATATAAAAAAGGAGCAATATGAAAAAGAGTTTAATTCTTGGAATTACTTTATTAACAGTTTCATTATACGCAAATGAAACAATGTACACTAGCAGTGTAAAAAATCTATATGAGGCTAGTGATAGTAATGCCGTTAAAGGTAGACTTTTACCTACATCAAAAGTTATAGTGGTAGAAAAAAATTCAGATAAATCTAAAATAGAAATTGAAGGTTTTATGAAAGCTGGAGTATCTAATGCCATTTATTTTTCAGTAGGAAAAAGAATTTTAGTTGCTGGACTTAGCAAAAGTGGAAAGTTTGATATAAAAAAACTTTCATCAAGTAAAGATAAAGATGGTGTAGAGTGGAAAAAAGTAGTTCTAACTGCATATACAAAAAATGAAAATCTAACTAAAGATTTAAAACCATTATATGATAAAGCAGAAGATTTATTTAAAAGTAACTGTTCTATCTGTCATCCAATTCATCCTGTGGATGAGTTTACAGCTAACCAATGGCCAAGTATGTTTAAAGCTATGGTGAATAGAACTGCTATTCCAAAAGAAGATAGATATTTAGTAACACAATTTTTACAAAAACATGCAAAAGATATGAAAGGTGAATAAAATGAAAAATATTGATCAGAAAAGAAGAGGATTTATTAGAGTTGCTGCATTATTTAGTACAGTTCCATTTATTGATGCAATTACAAAAAGAGGAGAGTTACTTGCAGGAACAATTGCAAAATTTTCTACAAAACTAGTTGAAAATGGTGAAGTATTAACAGCCGCTCACTGGGGTATGTTAAAACTTACTATAAAAAATGGAAAAGTGGTAAAATCTGAGCCTTATCAAAAAACTTCTGATATTGAGAACTCATTGCAATATTATACACAAGATTTAGTATATGCAGATGATAGAATAAAATATCCTATGGTAAGAAAATCATATTTAGAAAATCCAGATAATCCAAAACCTGAATTAAGAGGTAATGATGAATGGGTAAAAGTTCCATATGAAAAAGCAATAAAATTAATAGCAAAAGAGCTTAAAAAAACAAGAAAAGAAAAAGGTGCAAAGGGAGTTTTTGCAGGAAGTTATGGTTGGAAAAGTAGTGGGAATATGCATAATGCAAGAGTTCTTTTACAAAGATTTATGACTGCAACAGGTGGATTTACTGGAACAGTAGGAGATTATTCAACAGGAGCATCACAAGTAATTATGCCTCATGTATTAGGTACACTTGAAGTATATGAACAACAAACTTCATGGCCACTTGTACTTGAGCACTCAAAAGTTGTAGTAATTTGGGGAGCAAACCCTCTTGCAACTTTAAAAATTGCATGGACTTCAACTGATGAAAATGGATTTAAATATTTTGAAAAACTAAAAAAATCTGGTAAAAAAATAATTTGTATTGACCCTTTTAAAACAGAAACTTGTGAATACTTGGATGCACAATGGGTTGCACCAAATCCAAATACAGATGTTGCAATGATGATGGGTATGGTACATACATTATTAGAAGCAAAAAAATATAATGCAGACTTTTTAGCTGATTATACAGAAGGTTTTGATAAATTTAAAGAGTATATATATGGTAAAGATGATGGTATTGTAAAAAATGTTCAATGGGCATCAAAAATTTGTGGAGTTGATGAAAAAACAATAAAAGAACTTGCAACTTTATTCTATGATAATAGAACTATGCTTATGTCTGGATGGGGAATGCAAAGAGCTCATCATGGAGAGCAACCTCACTGGATGCTAGTTACACTAGCTTCTGTTCTTGGACAAATTGGACTTCCTGGTGGTGGATTTGGATTATCTTACCATTATTCAAATGGTGGTGTACCATCAGCAAAAAGTGCAATAGTTGGTGGTATTACTGCAAATGTAACTCCTTCAAAAGATGAAGGTGGAGCAGCATGGTTAAAAAATGCAGCTAAATACTCTTTTCCTGTTGCAAGAATTGCAGATGCACTTTTAAACCCAGGAAAAACAATTGATTTTAATGGTAAAAAAGTTACTTATCCCGAGATTGATTTTATTTATTGGGTAGGTGGAAATCCATTAGTTCATCATCAAGATACAAATACATTATTAAAAGCTTGGCAAAAACCAAGAACTGTTGTTGTAAATGAAGCATTCTGGACACCAACTGCACGAATGGCAGATATTGTAATGCCAGCAACAACTTCATATGAAAGAAATGATATTACAATGACAGGTGATTATTCTAACCTTAATATTGTTCCTATGAAACAAGCAGTTAAAAAACAATTTGAAGCAAGAGATGATTATCAAATTTTTAGTGACTTATCAAAAGAGTTTGGTGTATTTGATAAATATACTCAAAATAAAACTGATTTACAATGGGTAGAAGAATTTTATACAAAAGCTTATAACCAAGCTCAAAAAATGAAATTATCAATGCCAACATTTAGAGAGTTTTGGGGTAAAAATAAACCAATAACTTTTGATGTTCCATATGAAAATACACAATTTACAAGATATGCTGATTTTAGAGAAGATCCAATCTTAAATCCACTTGGAACACCATCTGGAAGAATAGAAATTTATTCTAAAACAATAGAAAAAATGAATTATAAAGATTGTAAAGCACATCCAGCTTGGTTAGAACCAGCAGAATGGGTAGGTATGAAAGAAAAACCTGCAGAATTTGCATTAATTTCTCCACACCCTAGTCATAGACTACACTCTCAACTTAACAATACAAGTTTAAGAAAAAAATATGCAGTTGCAAATAGAGAGCCAATTTGGATTAATACAAAAGATGCAAAAGCAAAAGGCATTAAAGACGGTGATATTGTAAGAGTATTTAATGAAAGAGGTCAAATCTTAACAGGTGCAATTGTAACTGATGGTTTAAAAGAAGGTATTGTAAGAGTTCAAGAAGGTGCTTGGTATGATCCTTTAGAAAAAGGAAAAATTGGAACACTATGTAAAAATGGTTCAGCAAACCTTTTAACAAAAGATATTCCAACTTCAGAATTAGCTGATGGAAATAGTTCAAATACAGCTTTGGTAAATATTGAAAAATATACGAAAGCTGCTCCAGAACTAACAATCTTCACTCAACCTAACTAAAATAAAAGTAGAGATTTCTTCTCTACTTTTTAACTTCAAGATAAAAGTGGTTTATTTTCTATATAATCTTTCCTATAAAAATAAAAAAGAGAGAACATGAAAGTAACAAAAGTAAATAACTTAATGATTTCAGGTCTTAGTATTATCACAAATAATAAGCTTGAATTTGAATCAGAAAATGGCAAAATACCTCAATTATGGGATGATTATATTGAAAAAAATGTTTATGGAAGTACTTTCAATAAAGCAAATAGTAAATATATGTATGGTGTTTATAGCGACTATACAAGTGATGTAACTGGTGATTATAAAGTAACAGTTGGTGTAGAAGTTACTAAACCCAAAAACGCTTTAGTAATAAAAGATGAAAGATACTTAGTTTTCTCAAAAAAAGGTGAACTTCCTGATGTTGTAGTTGAGACTTGGGTAGAGATATGGGAATACTTTGAAAATAATAACGAATATGAAAGAAAATATAGCATTGATTTTGAGAAGTATGTAAAAGAGGATGAAATAGAGATTTATATCTCAATAAAATAGTTATTTAGGATAATATTTAGTTATTTTTAGCAAATATTATCTTATTTAAATAATTATTGAATACAATAACGGCATAAAATTCTAGGAGAAATTATAATGTTTAAGATTTTTGGTATTTTGGCTCTTCTTTTGTCAAATGTTGCATATGCAACTAATTTAGGCGAGCCAGATTTAACAAATACATGGGTTGGTATTATTTCTTTATTTATATTTGTTGTTGGTTACTATGTAATTGCAAATGAAGAAAAATACGAAATTGACAAATCGGTTCCAGCATTATTTGTTGGTATTTTTACATTTTTATTAATTGCAATTTATTTTGTCACAAATAATTTAGATATAAAGTTAGTACATGAAGAAGCAGAAAATGTTATTTTAGAAATTGCAGAAATATTCTTTTTCTTATTTGTTGCTATGACTTATATTGAATCATTACTTCATATGGGAGTTTTTGATAGGTTAAAATACAATCTTGTATCAAAAGGTTATAGTTATAGAAAACTTTTTTGGCTTACAGGGTTATTATCATTTTTCATATCACCTTTTGCTGACAACTTAACTACAGCGCTTATTTTATCAACAGTACTTTTTACAATAGAAAGAGAGAAAAAAGAGTTTTTAGTTCCAGGTGCTATTAATATAGTTGTTGCAGCAAATGCAGGTGGAGCTTGGAGCCCTTTTGGAGATATTACCACTCTTATGGTATGGACATCAGGTAAAGGTAACTTTTTAGACTTTTTATATCTATTCCCTTCATCTATTTTAGGTTATTTGGCAACTGCATTTTTATTATCTTTAGCAGTTCCCAAAACAAAACCTATTTTTGATAATGAAGTTGAAGTTCCTCAAATGAAAGAGGGTGCTAAAACAATTATCTTTTTAGGTGCTGTAACTATCATTATGGCAGTTATTTCTCATCAAGTATTAGACTTCCCAGCAATGTGGGGAATGATGTTTGGATTAGTTTTATTAAAAGCATATTCATTTAAATTGCAAAAGAAATTTGGTAAGTCTCATTTTGATGTATTTCAATCAATGGCAAAAATTGAAAATAATACTTTAATGTTCTTTTTTGGTATCTTATCAGCAGTTGGTGCTTTATACTTTTTAGGTTGGTTAACTTTAGCTTCAGTTGTATATGAACCAAGCTACTTAGGTCCTATTTATTCTAATATTGCTGTTGGGTTCTTATCTGCAATTGTTGATAATGTTCCTGTAATGTCTGCTATATTAAAAGCAAATCCAAACATGGACTTATCAAATTGGTTATTAGTTACTTTAACTGCTGGTATTGGTGGTTCTTTAATCTCTTTTGGAAGTGCTGCTGGTGTTGGTGTAATGGGTAAACTAAAAGGTATATATACTTTTTCTAGCCATATGAAATATGCATGGATGATATTAGTTGGTTATTTCATTTCTGTAGGTATTTGGTATTTTCAATTTGAGATGCTAAAAATTTATTAATATAATAAAGCTTTCTTTTTTTGAAAGCTTTATTTAATCGTATTTTGATATTTTGTAAATAAAAACAAACCCACCATTATAAGAGTAAGTCCTACTATTGAAGTAGGATTTAGTGACCCACTTCCTAAGAATACAATTCCTCCAATCAAAGCAAAAACTACTTCACTAGCTTGAGTTGCATCAACTGCTGCTATTTCATTTGAATCTTTAGCTATATTTCTAGCATATAAAAAGATTGAAGTAGCAAAAACACCAGAA
This portion of the Arcobacter nitrofigilis DSM 7299 genome encodes:
- a CDS encoding ABC transporter substrate-binding protein produces the protein MFSNEAITYKHDQTDKILLNKMTKDSELKVYMPTLPYFNLISLINGTLVKLSDSKRGWDYYLAYKHKKINELTYDFWLRDDVHYQDGTKFDADSVVENFKHFIEGPFLYSNIHNALDSVEKLNDYKIRIHLKIPYGMLLNDLCVINFYTKKYYEKYNWTPSLTAQNTKGPGLYGAGPYIMAQGYATGLKQSKKIVLTANPYYFEKNKPYINKITIYTELPTKEVINDISKHEGKLDIAYIPYNKKTEIVNSKYAKLLISPSHGNLTVHMNLIKKDSKLKNIKVRQALNDAIDQKKLIKFAFRNEASVSPFLLSSNTYFAKELSKKYLNKKPRFTQKQLHNILNGLELKVITQDRFMSVWKGIEYQLSKYGVKLNYTVTSDEKVVLEKLLNNRKNIYDWDLLIWGNEDWNGSPWTAFFTLYTKTNWCSIDKDDYLVNEFEKLFKLDTNSKEFQKEVNKILLYSYEKAYTLVLPSPNIVIALNKEVYYHPSEMSTFPLWNAKITPYHWSVRKEKLDKSRLNYLYPIRIKNE
- a CDS encoding molybdopterin guanine dinucleotide-containing S/N-oxide reductase; translation: MKNIDQKRRGFIRVAALFSTVPFIDAITKRGELLAGTIAKFSTKLVENGEVLTAAHWGMLKLTIKNGKVVKSEPYQKTSDIENSLQYYTQDLVYADDRIKYPMVRKSYLENPDNPKPELRGNDEWVKVPYEKAIKLIAKELKKTRKEKGAKGVFAGSYGWKSSGNMHNARVLLQRFMTATGGFTGTVGDYSTGASQVIMPHVLGTLEVYEQQTSWPLVLEHSKVVVIWGANPLATLKIAWTSTDENGFKYFEKLKKSGKKIICIDPFKTETCEYLDAQWVAPNPNTDVAMMMGMVHTLLEAKKYNADFLADYTEGFDKFKEYIYGKDDGIVKNVQWASKICGVDEKTIKELATLFYDNRTMLMSGWGMQRAHHGEQPHWMLVTLASVLGQIGLPGGGFGLSYHYSNGGVPSAKSAIVGGITANVTPSKDEGGAAWLKNAAKYSFPVARIADALLNPGKTIDFNGKKVTYPEIDFIYWVGGNPLVHHQDTNTLLKAWQKPRTVVVNEAFWTPTARMADIVMPATTSYERNDITMTGDYSNLNIVPMKQAVKKQFEARDDYQIFSDLSKEFGVFDKYTQNKTDLQWVEEFYTKAYNQAQKMKLSMPTFREFWGKNKPITFDVPYENTQFTRYADFREDPILNPLGTPSGRIEIYSKTIEKMNYKDCKAHPAWLEPAEWVGMKEKPAEFALISPHPSHRLHSQLNNTSLRKKYAVANREPIWINTKDAKAKGIKDGDIVRVFNERGQILTGAIVTDGLKEGIVRVQEGAWYDPLEKGKIGTLCKNGSANLLTKDIPTSELADGNSSNTALVNIEKYTKAAPELTIFTQPN
- a CDS encoding sensor histidine kinase, whose product is MNNLKIRQKFIILGLIALISLVLLALLSLKINRDSFTNSNNVVINFKDTQEIQTFYIEELFLLREVTLSLVISPNDDFKKKFDEKISPIIKRLDEKFSNETSDNKKAWEDYKKLVLKTREYSLNGFDEGAFMNTSSVERNSFYFLINKLKTIQKKNLQESEKKLKELKNDIKINNIYILLGVLIIGFFGFIINLTVVFKIVKQIESVQKGLQKFFKHLTNPTAYKEQLHIDIHSKDELGLMAEAINTKVKLIKENLQDDYRLIQEATFTLDSLKEGKFGKRLETQAKSNELNVLKNVMNEMIGNLENKILEEINHRTNQEKLMIQQSKLAAMGEMIGNIAHQWRQPLGEINAVLMEIETITRYGKLEEEHLLKSIKICNEITEHMSTTISDFQNFFKPSKQKDKFSVLEVCKKAVSIINASLNNNNIELIFDIQEDNTIEGYSNEFSHAILNIISNAKDALISRKIKNPIIILSIKTGKEFTIIKIEDNAGGINLEDINLVFEPYFTTKGEKRGTGIGLYMTKVIVEDNMHGFIDVKNTNKGALFRIKVK
- a CDS encoding GyrI-like domain-containing protein, which encodes MKVTKVNNLMISGLSIITNNKLEFESENGKIPQLWDDYIEKNVYGSTFNKANSKYMYGVYSDYTSDVTGDYKVTVGVEVTKPKNALVIKDERYLVFSKKGELPDVVVETWVEIWEYFENNNEYERKYSIDFEKYVKEDEIEIYISIK
- a CDS encoding lactate/malate family dehydrogenase; this encodes MHTNKLVVIGAGHVGSYVLADAMKIGLFGKIGVIDILNNVAFGEAIDQAQATAMTYMNNIDVTSGGYEQCEDADIIVVAAGPSVIPDKNDSKSEPDRAQLTKINCEVIREVMTGITKYTKDAIIILITNPLDTMVYIAENEFDYPKGRVFGTGTMLDSARLRKVVADMYNIDPKSVTGYMMGEHGKTAFPVLSRLNIAGISFTDLNKYFDEKDSITQAEAIQKEIVSAAYKVMNGKGWTNAGVAQAAVTMAQAVLLDERSVYPTSTTLRGQYGHDGDVALSMPCIIGREGVIKQIAVSLNEWETKKLQESIDYIKLAMKDAKTGLEFLK
- a CDS encoding SLC13 family permease, coding for MSKTVLLITIPVFLYSILSNFIINLNDLLLISIVLSTILFWATNLVPGFYSSLLFLFACTAFSLSSKELIFSGFASSAFWLVFAGMLIGTAIKNVNLTHRFSKIFSNLENVTYLNIIISITIFSALASFVMPSSVGRVVMMVPLAIAVANSFGFKENDKGYIGILLAFIITTSMSGFAILPANIPNMILTGLTSQLYDYNILYSHYLITNFLVFTILKDIIIVILIYNFFNDTPKIINKNKTKLKFSKNELIVIFTILLMITFWATDFIHKISPSIIAICGILFLAVPSIGIIKSKDINSINFSSLLYVATIIGLGTVVAHNDYIKDVLSSLINLYVPSQYGILNYMKVTLVMSLTGIIATQPSIPAIFTPMAEQISSVTGFSFDQILMMQVAAYSNIFFAHQAPPLIVGLALSKIKQRHILKVLLTLALLTTLFLYPLQYFWVEFLKLF
- a CDS encoding cytochrome c — translated: MKKSLILGITLLTVSLYANETMYTSSVKNLYEASDSNAVKGRLLPTSKVIVVEKNSDKSKIEIEGFMKAGVSNAIYFSVGKRILVAGLSKSGKFDIKKLSSSKDKDGVEWKKVVLTAYTKNENLTKDLKPLYDKAEDLFKSNCSICHPIHPVDEFTANQWPSMFKAMVNRTAIPKEDRYLVTQFLQKHAKDMKGE
- a CDS encoding response regulator transcription factor, which gives rise to MSNKLLKSLKVLFIEDEDLIRNKIVSSLDYIVAEVISASNGIEALEKLQNFTPDLIITDLEMPKMNGADFIHEVRKKDKNTCIIVVTAYTSEKYLLQLIDMHIEKYILKPITLEKLISALEDCQKRFSNTTNLKRTLPDDYTYDWNQKILLHKDEMITLTKKEILFLELLFKNIDSVTSFEELQEVVWQDSVMTDNALRSLIRNLRKKLPKDFIVNLSGIGYKVA